From a single Populus nigra chromosome 18, ddPopNigr1.1, whole genome shotgun sequence genomic region:
- the LOC133678667 gene encoding extra-large guanine nucleotide-binding protein 3-like, translated as MSTTTEQGSEWEDVIRKMLPAGAPLPDEDHLDYSIAVEYEGPPIPYEVPRIDPLNLNLLSIRASSLDSTEESKSKSSTPVSKFTRFSNQNGTARRFYPARVEVDEGNLEKEEEIDRRDEGRRGNAVTFNTPKDSETEEGDEEDDGYSSTATDADLSSTRKGVRRRKGGVCSRCGKKNRWKERESCLACEKRYCSNCLLKAMGSMPEGRKCVSCIGKPIDESKRSILGKCSRILARVCSPLEVRQIMKAEKECAANQLRPEQLIVNGRQLRQEELAEVLGCAFPPQKLKPGKYWYDKDSGLWGKEGEKPDRIISSKLNVGGKLRLDASNGNTKVYINGREITKTELRVLKLANVQCPKDTHFWLYDDGSYEEEGQNNIKGNIWGKASTRFISSLFSLPVPPGNPNGPKEDPTTFSGRSVPEYLEQGRIHKLLLFGLEGSGTSTIFKQGKFLYGNRFTPEELQDIKLMIQSNMYRYLSILLEGRERFEEEDLTERSTATVNSEECASGEGDETSEKCIYSINQRFKHFSDWLLDIMATGDLDAFFPAATREYAPIVDEVWKDPAIQETYKRREELHHLPVVAKYFLDRTIEISSNEYEPSEKDILYAEGVTQNNSLAFMEFTFDDRSPMSEIYNENFDCTPPLTKYQLIRINSKGLRDGCKWLEMFEDVRAIIFCVALNDYDQIWAHGTGPPCNKMIASRDLFESLVRHPCFMDTPFVLLLNKYDALEEKINQVPLSACEWFEDFQPLKPHNNSQTLAQQAYFYVAVKFKELYFSLTGQKLFVCQTRARERTSVDEAFKYIREVLKWDEEKHDNVYGIPMDDSFYSTEMSSSPFIRQE; from the exons ATGTCAACGACTACAGAACAAGGAAGCGAGTGGGAAGACGTGATACGGAAGATGTTACCAGCAGGAGCACCGTTACCTGACGAAGATCATCTCGATTACTCAATCGCAGTAGAATACGAAGGCCCGCCAATTCCTTACGAAGTCCCTCGCATCGACCCGTTGAATCTTAATTTACTCTCAATTCGGGCTTCCTCTCTCGATTCTACTGAAGAATcgaaatcaaaatcaagcacTCCAGTTTCAAAATTCACTAGATTCAGTAACCAAAACGGTACCGCAAGAAGATTTTATCCAGCAAGAGTAGAGGTTGATGAAGGAAATcttgaaaaagaagaggaaattgATAGAAGAGATGAAGGAAGGCGGGGGAATGCCGTTACGTTTAATACGCCGAAAGATTCGGAGACTGAGGAAGGGGACGAGGAGGATGATGGATATTCCTCCACAGCGACGGATGCTGATTTAAGCAGTACAAGGAAAGGGGTGAGGAGGAGGAAGGGTGGCGTTTGTAGTAGGTGTGGAAAGAAGAATAGATGGAAGGAGAGGGAATCGTGTTTGGCTTGTGAGAAGAggtattgtagtaattgttTGTTGAAAGCGATGGGATCAATGCCAGAAGGGAGGAAGTGTGTGAGTTGTATTGGGAAGCCGATTGATGAATCGAAGAGGTCGATTTTAGGCAAGTGTTCGAGAATTTTGGCGAGGGTTTGTAGTCCGCTGGAGGTTAGGCAGATAATGAAGGCTGAGAAGGAGTGTGCTGCGAATCAGTTGAGACCGGAGCAGTTGATTGTGAATGGGAGGCAGTTGAGACAAGAGGAACTGGCTGAGGTTTTGGGGTGTGCGTTTCCGCCGCAGAAGTTGAAGCCTGGCAAGTATTGGTATGATAAGGACTCGGGACTTTGGGGGAAG GAGGGAGAGAAACCAGATAGAATAATTAGTTCCAAATTGAATGTTGGGGGTAAGCTTAGGCTGGATGCTAGCAATGGGAATACAAAGGTTTACATAAATGGCCGTGAGATTACCAAGACTGAGCTCAGAGTGTTGAAG CTTGCGAACGTACAGTGCCCCAAGGATACTCATTTCTGGTTATATGATGATGGATCTTATGAGGAAGAAGgccaaaataatataaagggAAACATATGGGGAAAG GCATCTACTCGTTTCATCAGTTCATTATTTTCATTGCCTGTACCACCTGGAAATCCTAACGGGCCAAAAGAAGATCCTACTACCTTTTCAGGAAGGTCTGTGCCTGAGTATTTGGAGCAAGGAAGGATCCATAAACTTCTGTTATTCGGGTTAGAAGGATCTGGAACAAGTACCATTTTCAAGCAG GGCAAGTTTTTATATGGGAATAGGTTCACCCCTGAAGAGTTGCAGGACATCAAACTCATGATTCAAAGCAATATGTACAGATATCTTAGCATATTGCTTGAAGGACGAGAGAGGTTTGAAGAGGAGGATCTGACGGAGAGGAGTACTGCTACAGTTAATTCTGAAGAATGTGCTTCAG GTGAAGGAGATGAAACAAGTGAGAAATGCATCTACTCCATTAACCAAAGGTTCAAGCATTTTTCTGACTGGTTATTAGATATCATGGCAACGGGGGATTTGGATGCATTTTTTCCTGCTGCAACACGAGAGTATGCTCCTATTGTGGATGAGGTCTGGAAGGACCCTGCTATTCAGGAAACGTACAAGAGAAGGGAAGAATTGCATCATCTTCCTGTTGTTGCTAAATATTTCTTAGATCGG ACCATTGAGATATCAAGCAATGAATATGAACCTTCAGAGAAGGACATTTTATATGCTGAAGGAGTCACACAGAACAACAGTCTCGCCTTCATGGAATTCACATTTGATGATAGAAGTCCCATGTCGGAGATATACAATGAAAACTTTGACTGTACACCTCCCTTGACCAA GTACCAACTAATACGCATAAATTCAAAGGGATTGCGTGATGGTTGCAAATGGCTGGAAATGTTTGAAGATGTGAGGGCAATTATCTTCTGTGTAGCCTTAAACGACTACGACCAGATTTGGGCTCATGGTACAGGTCCCCCTTGTAACAAAATGATTGCTAGTAGAGACTTGTTTGAGAGCCTGGTTAGGCACCCTTGTTTTATGGACACCCCTTTCGTGCTTTTGCTGAACAAGTATGATGCATTGGAGGAAAAGATCAACCAGGTTCCTTTGTCAGCTTGCGAGTGGTTCGAGGACTTCCAGCCTTTGAAGCCCCATAACAATAGTCAAACCCTGGCGCAGCAAGCATACTTTTATGTGGCAGTGAAATTCAAggaattatatttttcacttaCTGGTCAGAAGCTGTTTGTATGTCAGACCAGAGCTAGGGAACGTACTTCAGTGGACGAAGCATTCAAGTACATAAGGGAGGTCCTCAAATGGGATGAAGAAAAGCATGATAACGTGTATGGAATCCCTATGGATGACTCGTTTTATAGCACAGAAATGAGCTCCTCTCCATTTATCAGACAGGAATAG
- the LOC133678914 gene encoding UV-B-induced protein At3g17800, chloroplastic-like, which produces MEAATATFIGSSIGICRPAKSVARSGFLATIGQDFVRFPHKHYSSVSYSKPGHRRVAYGSRRCMGVRASLSSSSDSSRSIASIAPLQLESPVGQFLSQILISHPHLVPAAVEQQLEQLQTDRDAEKQKEEPSATSTDLVLYRKIAEVKANERRKALEEILYALVVQKFMDANVSLISTMASSSTDPSGGVDTQPSQDEKLERLHSPEAYDMIQNHLALILGNRMGDSTAVAQINKLRAGQVYAASVMYGYFLKRVDQRFQLEKTMKILPNAVDEGEADIRKVVSSHPEAFSDGISPGGSGHGLKASRLRNYVMSFDGETLQRYATIRSKEAVSLIEKHTEALFGRPEIVIALQGTIDSSKDELVKISFGGLKRLVLEAVTFGSFLWDVESYVDSRYHFVLN; this is translated from the exons ATGGAAGCAGCTACAGCAACTTTTATTGGATCTTCAATTGGGATCTGTAGACCTGCAAAATCTGTTGCTAGATCGGGTTTTTTAGCTACCATTGGGCAAGATTTTGTGCGTTTTCCTCATAAG CATTATTCTTCAGTTTCATACTCGAAGCCAGGTCATAGGAGAGTGGCATATGGAAGCAGGAGATGTATGGGAGTGAGAGCATCATTGTCATCGTCTTCAGATTCATCGAGATCAATTGCATCAATTGCTCCACTTCAGCTTGAATCTCCAGTAGGGCAGTTCTTATCTCAGATTTTGATTAGTCACCCGCATCTTGTGCCAGCAGCAGTGGAGCAGCAACTTGAGCAACTTCAAACTGATCGTGATGCTGAGAAACAGAAGGAAGAGCCTTCTGCCACTAGCACTGATTTGGTATTATATAG GAAAATTGCTGAGGTGAAAGCTAATGAGAGGAGAAAAGCTCTAGAAGAGATTTTGTATGCATTGGTTGTGCAGAAGTTCATGGATGCCAATGTTTCTTTGATATCCACCATGGCCTCCTCTTCCACAGATCCATCTGGTGGAGTAGACACTCAGCCAAGCCAAGATGAGAAGCTTGAGCGACTCCACTCTCCTGAAGCCTATGATATGATTCAGAACCATCTAGCTCTCATTTTGGGAAATCGGATGGGAGATTCTACTGCTGTTgctcagataaacaaactcagGGCTGGACAGGTCTATGCAGCTTCTGTGATGTATGGATACTTCCTAAAGCGAGTTGATCAAAGGTTTCAGCTTGAGAAGACAATGAAAATCCTCCCAAATGCTGTGGATGAGGGAGAAGCAGATATTCGTAAAGTTGTGTCTTCCCATCCTGAAGCCTTTTCTGATGGTATCAGTCCTGGTGGATCTGGACATGGATTAAAGGCTTCCCGATTGCGGAATTATGTGATGTCTTTTGATGGGGAAACACTTCAGAGGTATGCAACAATAAGATCAAAAGAGGCTGTTAGCCTTATTGAGAAGCACACTGAGGCCTTGTTTGGAAGACCTGAGATTGTCATAGCACTTCAAGGGACTATTGATTCTTCCAAGGATGAACTAGTCAAGATCAGCTTTGGTGGTTTGAAAAGACTTGTTCTGGAAGCTGTAACTTTTGGTTCTTTCCTCTGGGATGTAGAGAGCTATGTGGATTCAAGATATCACTTTGTTCTGAATTGA